In a single window of the Lagenorhynchus albirostris chromosome 19, mLagAlb1.1, whole genome shotgun sequence genome:
- the ISOC2 gene encoding isochorismatase domain-containing protein 2 isoform X2, whose amino-acid sequence MAAVRPGLGRIIPGSSILFLCDMQEKFRHISFFPQIVSVAARMLKVAQLLDVPVVLTEQHPQGLGPTVPELGAEGLQPWSKTCFSMVPAVQQELDARPQLRSVLLCGLETQACILHTALDLLDQGLQVHVVVDACTSRSQVDRLVALSRMRQSGAFLSTSEGLILQLVGDATHPRFKEIQKIIKEPAPDSGLLGLFHGQNPLFR is encoded by the exons ATGGCAGCTGTGAGGCCCGGCCTGGGACGCATCATCCCTGGATCATCCATCCTCTTCCTGTGCGACATGCAGGAGAAGTTCCGCCATATCTCGTTCTTCCCCCAGATCGTCTCTGTGGCTGCCCGCATGCTCAAG GTGGCCCAGCTCCTGGATGTGCCAGTCGTGCTGACTGAGCAGCACCCACAAGGCCTGGGCCCCACAGTGCccgagctgggagctgagggtctGCAGCCATGGTCCAAGACTTGCTTCAGCATGGTGCCCGCGGTGCAGCAGGAGCTGGACGCACGGCCCCAGCTGCGCTCTGTGCTCCTCTGTGGCTTGGAGACACAAGCCTGCATCTTG CACACAGCCCTGGACCTCCTGGACCAAGGGCTGCAGGTCCACGTGGTGGTGGACGCCTGCACCTCCCGCAG CCAGGTGGACCGGCTGGTGGCGCTGTCCCGGATGCGCCAGAGCGGCGCCTTCCTTTCCACCAGCGAAGGGCTCATTCTGCAGCTCGTGGGTGATGCCACCCACCCCCGGTTCAAGGAG ATCCAGAAGATCATCAAGGAGCCCGCCCCAGACAGCGGGCTGCTGGGCCTCTTCCATGGCCAGAACCCCCTCTTCCGCTGA
- the ISOC2 gene encoding isochorismatase domain-containing protein 2 isoform X1: MAAVRPGLGRIIPGSSILFLCDMQEKFRHISFFPQIVSVAARMLKVAQLLDVPVVLTEQHPQGLGPTVPELGAEGLQPWSKTCFSMVPAVQQELDARPQLRSVLLCGLETQACILPLPLSAPSTQPWTSWTKGCRSTWWWTPAPPAARWTGWWRCPGCARAAPSFPPAKGSFCSSWVMPPTPGSRRSRRSSRSPPQTAGCWASSMARTPSSAELPTLP; encoded by the exons ATGGCAGCTGTGAGGCCCGGCCTGGGACGCATCATCCCTGGATCATCCATCCTCTTCCTGTGCGACATGCAGGAGAAGTTCCGCCATATCTCGTTCTTCCCCCAGATCGTCTCTGTGGCTGCCCGCATGCTCAAG GTGGCCCAGCTCCTGGATGTGCCAGTCGTGCTGACTGAGCAGCACCCACAAGGCCTGGGCCCCACAGTGCccgagctgggagctgagggtctGCAGCCATGGTCCAAGACTTGCTTCAGCATGGTGCCCGCGGTGCAGCAGGAGCTGGACGCACGGCCCCAGCTGCGCTCTGTGCTCCTCTGTGGCTTGGAGACACAAGCCTGCATCTTG CCCTTACCTCTTTCTGCCCCTAGCACACAGCCCTGGACCTCCTGGACCAAGGGCTGCAGGTCCACGTGGTGGTGGACGCCTGCACCTCCCGCAG CCAGGTGGACCGGCTGGTGGCGCTGTCCCGGATGCGCCAGAGCGGCGCCTTCCTTTCCACCAGCGAAGGGCTCATTCTGCAGCTCGTGGGTGATGCCACCCACCCCCGGTTCAAGGAG ATCCAGAAGATCATCAAGGAGCCCGCCCCAGACAGCGGGCTGCTGGGCCTCTTCCATGGCCAGAACCCCCTCTTCCGCTGAACTCCCTACCCTGCCTTGA